From the genome of Blautia hydrogenotrophica DSM 10507:
ACTGAAAGTAACAGTTCAGCCAGCGACATTTGCAAAACCATACTGCGTGCTTATCGTGGCTGATGCCACCGTTTTACTCATGAAAAGACTCTCAACTCAGATGTACGTTTGCAATAACGTACCAGTATGTTTTATGCTTCTCTTACACTGTATGGCTGAAACTGTTACGATCAAAAAGTAAAATCGCTGGATTTCATTTGCTCTAAGCTTATAAATCTGATATAATGGAATGGATTATCTACAATCACGAACTTACCTGTTTGTGCTGAAAAACGTGCTTTTAAAAGTACACACAGAATGGAGGATACTATGAGAAAGCAACCAACAACCTTAGAAAATACAGAAGTTGCGGTAAAAAAGAAGTCCCGCGCTCCCATTGTCGCACTGATTTTGCTCTTGCTCTTGGTACTTTTAGGCTGTGCCGGCTATTACCTGCTGCTGAGAGAACAGCCTAAAAAGGCAGTTTCACGCTTCTTGGACTACGCAAAGGCATTTAATCTAGATGGCATGTCATCCTGTGTTCAAGGCAACAAACTAGAAGGCTTGGAAGAAAACAAACTGAACTCTGAAGCTTACCAACCATTTTTTCAGGCTGTGAATCAAAAGCTAGAATACAAGATCACAGGTCTTGATTTTCACAAAGACAAGGCGACTGTCACCGTGGAAATCAATTATTTCGACGGAACTGAGACCTACAAGGAAGCCATAAGTGAATTCTTCCGTTCCGGTATGCAGCAGCTTTTCACTGGCGGAGATATGACCCCCAAAGAAAATGAAGAGCTTCTGGTAGGCATCCTGTCTGAGAAAGCTAAAAATCTCCCGGACAAGCTTACCACAACGACAGTGAAATATCCCTGTAAAAAGGTAGATAAGCAATGGAAAATCACAAAAGTTGACACAGACACCATCAATGTAATTACCGCCAATTTCGGCGCTTTCACAGAAGAACTTGAGAACTCCACAGAAGAGCTGAACGCTATGGAGTCTGAAGGAACCACAGCGGATGAGCCGCAGACACAAGACGCTGACTCTTCTGACGATACCCAGACTACCAGTACGGATGATGGAATTTTAGATTACTCTTGCGACCGCTTTACTGTAAAATACGACCGCCATGAACTCGCGGAGGATTACAGTGGAAATCAATGTCTGCTCGTATATTATAACTATACTAACACCAGCAGCGAAGCTACCCAGCCGATGGTAAACGTCTCTTTGAGAGCCGTTCAAAACAACGAGGCTTGTGAAGCTGCATTCCCAGTGGATGACAATGAAGCCATGGACAATTACATGGCAGAAATCCCTGCCGGCAACACCGTGTCTGTCTGCCAATCTTTTGAGTTAAAGGACACCTCCGATGTAACCTTGGAACTCTCTGAAGCTTACTCCTTCAATGAAGATGTGGACACACAGACTCTAAAGCTTCAATAGTCGAAACATTGACCATCAGTTCGTTACTTTTTGAAAGACTTTGCAGTGTATATTTTTCCCCATAATTCACATACTAAATCCGAGAAAGGATGGTGAATTATGGGGAATAAATTTTTAGGTTATTTTGCTTTGACCATTGCCATAATCGGAGCAGTTAACTGGGGATTGATCGGATTTTTAGATTTTAATTTGGTGTCTTTCCTCTTCGGTAAGATGTCCTGGTTCTCACGAATCATTTACGCATTAGTAGGACTTTGCGGACTATACCTGATTTCTTTCTACGGAAACATGAAATCTGAGACGAATTCATCTAACTAATACAGGAGGTGCGAAATATGACTTATGATCCGAAGCTTCCGCCTTCCTGCCAAGCCGCTCAGGACCAAATGATTGACATTCTCAGGGAAGAGGATGCCCAGGCAAGCTGCTGTTATAAGGTAGCCGAACTGCCAGATGCCTGCCTGAAAAAAATTCACGAATTTGAGCGGGAATTAAACAAACAAGGCTACTGGAACTTGGCATTGGTTGCATATCAGATGGAAAACTAGAGACATTTGAATGTCGCACAAAAAGGCTGTCACAGATTCTAAGTGACAGCCTTTTCTCAGAGCGATAGACGGGGCTCGAACCCGCGGTCTCGACCTTGGCAAGGTCGCGCGTTACCAACTACGCCACTATCGCATTTTCTTTTTCTGCAAAGCCTTCAATAACCTTGCCTGATTATATTACTAAATCCTGTAAAAAAAGTCAAGCAAAAAATTCATATTTTTTAAATTTGGGACAACGATTAGGCATATGGCGCTTAATCACAAGCAAAGATTCCGCTGCATACACTGCGGCCAGCTCACAGCATCGCTATTTGCTGGCCGTTGTCCGACAAATTATTGATAGTAACGCAGAACATGTTCCGGATAATACTGATCCCCATAATCCCAAGGCCCTGCGTTTTCCCGGTAAGGATCGTCCTCTCCCCGCTTTTTTTCCTTACTCGCATATTTGGCAAAAGCCTGCGCATTCTCCTCGGTCCACTGGGTCTGCCCCTCCCGGCTCAGATAGTTTAAATAATCGCTGCCAAAATTATATGCCTGAAGCGCAATCTTTATCCGGTCCAAGTCCTCCGGTCCGCTGCATCCTGCCTGCTGTAAATTATCCCGCAGTTCCTGGATTCCGCACTGTAACGAATATTCTGTGTCCGTGATTCCGTTGGGCTCCCGGGGATACCGTTCATTAAATTTGCACTCAGAAGACTGCATCACATCCACTAGTTTTCCTGAGCTTTCCTGCATCATCACGGCCAAGATCAAATCCACATACTCTCCCATATCATAATTGTCGGCAAGTTTTTCTACAACCGGACGATACGCTTCGCATTCACTGCTCAAAGCGTTTTCTTTTGAAATTTCTCCCTCTTGGCCTGCGATTTTTAAGATTCCCCTGACGCCAAAAAACAATCCCACTGCAAGCAAAATCAAACAGAATCCCATGATTAAAAGTGCCAAAATTCGCCTTCTTCTCAAAGCCCTTGCCCTTCTTCTGCGTGCAGCAAGAGCCCTTCTTCTGGCTGCGGCTGAACGGGCAGCCGCACCGGAGACATTGCCATTTTTTTGCGGCCTGCCCAAAGCTCCAGCACCCTTTTTCTTATGTCTGTCCATAAATGTTCCTCTTAGCAGAAGACAGCCTCATAAGCTGCATCTCCTTACCCTAGAGTCAGCGACTCCATCTCCTCTAAATACCTCTCAAACATTCTCAGAGCCTCTGTCACCGGCTGCGGGCTGGTCATATCCACTCCGCAGATTTTTAAAAGCTCCACCGGGTCCATAGAGCTGCCGCCGCTGAGAAATCTCTTATACTTCTCCACAATTTCCGGCTCCCCATCTATGATCTTCTGGCTGATTGCAATCGCCGCTGAAAATCCTGTCGCATACTGATAAACATAAAATGGAGTATAGAAATGGGGAATTCTGGCCCATTCCAGTGCAATCTGCTCATCTATTTCCATTCCCTCTCCAAAATAAACCCGATTTAATTCCCGATAGATTTCGCAGAGCACATTTGCAGTGAGACTCTCTCCTAGCGCACATTTTTCATGAACAATCTTCTCAAACTCCGCAAACATCGTCTGGCGGTATACCGTGGTCCGAAACTGCTCCAAAAAATAATTAATCAAATACGCTTTTTCTGAATCATCCCTGGCTTTTCCAATCAGATCATGAATCAGCAAAGATTCATTGCAGGTGGATGCGACTTCCGCCACAAAGATTCGGTATCCTGCATAAGGATACGGCTGTGCATGGTCTGAATACCAGCTGTGCAGCGCATGTCCCATCTCGTGAGCCAGGGTAAATACATGATTCAGCGTCCCATTATAGTTCAGCAGGACATAGGGATGGGTTCCATAAGCCCCCCAGGAATAAGCTCCGCTGCGTTTTCCTTGATTTTCATAGACATCAATCCATCCTTCATCAAACCCCTTTTGCAGCAATTCCTGGTAGTCTTCACCCAAAGCGGCCAATCCTTCCTTGACCATGGCTTTTGCCTGTTCAAAAGAGTATCTCTTTTTTTCCGATGAGACCAAGGGAGTGTATAGGTCATACATGTGCAGCACATCCACCCCCAAAAGACGCCTGCGAAGCTCCACGTACCGGTGCAAGGCTGGGAGCGCCTGATGTACCGCCGTCAGAAGCTGGTCATACACTTCCACCGGTATATTGCCTCCATCTAGAGCGGCTGCCCGGGCAGACGGGTAGTTTCTCATCTTCGCAAAAAAGCCCGCTTGCTTGACGTTTGCCTCAAACGTAGCTGCCAGCGTATTCTGAAACTGTCCGTAGGTTCCATAAAGCCGTTCAAACGCTGCCTTTCTGACACTTCGGTCGCTGCTCTCCAAAAACTGCGCATATCTGCCGTGAGTCAGCTCCACAGAATTTCCTTCTTCGTCCTGCACAGCTCCAAATCGAAGATCTGCATTGTTAAACATGGAAAAAATGTTTTCCGGTCCATTGGCAATCTGAGAGACCTGAGCCATCACCTCTTCCATTTCCTTTGACAACACATGTTTCCTGGTTCGAAAAATTTCTTCCATATATCTTTTGTACAGCCGCAATTTTTCATTCTCTTCCAGAAACCTTTCAAAAAGCTCCTCTGTCAATTCCATCAGCTCAGGTTCCAAAAAGGAAAACGCTCCCTGAGCCTTTACCATCAGATTCTGGGCCCGTCCAGACAACTGTTGATACACACTGTTCCCAGTGTCCTCATGATATCTCTGGTTCGCATAGACATACAGCCGCTCCAAGAGCATCTGAATCCTGTCCCGTTCCTGCAAAGCCTCAAAAAGAACTTTTGCGCTCTTTGCCAGTCTTCCCTGAAATTTCTGATAGCCATCCAGTCCTCGCTGCGTCTCCTTATACTCCCTCTCCCATTCACTTTCATTTGCATAGAGATCTTGAATTCTCCACTGATCACTCTTTGCTATCTCTGATCTCTTTGGCAGTTGATTCTTCTGGCTCATCCTATTCCTCTCTTTCCAATATTTTTATCTATCATAGGCCGTAGGCACCGCGAAAAAAGCGATACTATGCGCAGATATCATTCCCACTCTGTGGGCATTATATCCCAAAAACATTTTTTTGAAAACCCTATTGACAATTTCTTTTTTCGAATGTATTATTGTATTAATCACTTAGTACAATAATACAATTAAAAAATGAAAGGAGCTTTGTAAATGTCATGGAAACTCAACTCCAACCTCCCCATATATGCACAGATCGTTGAACACGTACAATTAGATATTATCGCCGGGCGCTACCATCCTGGAGATCGTCTCCCTTCTGTTCGAGATTTGGCTTCCGAGGCAGCTGTCAATCCAAACACTATGCAAAAAGCCCTATCCGAACTAGAAAGAAATGGATTGGTCTATTCGCAGCGGACCAGCGGACGTTTTATCACGGAGGACATCACTATGATAGAAAAAATGAAAGAAGACCTGGCGACTGCCAGAATCAAGGAATTTCTCAGTACTATGAATCAGATGGGGTTTCACCGACAAGAAATCCTGTCTCTGATCGAAAAAATTCAAAAGGAGGATGCCAAATGAGTACCATTTTAGAGTGTCGAAACCTCACAAAGACCTATGGAGCCAAGAAAGCCTTAGATCACATAAATCTAAAATTAGATTCTGGTAAAATTATCGGCCTGCTTGGGCCTAACGGCAGTGGAAAAACGACGATTTTAAAACTGATCAACCGTCTCTTGACAGTCTCAGACGGACAACTTTTGATAGACGGCATGGAACCTGGAGTAAAAACCAAAGCAATCGTGGCCTATCTACCGGAACGTACTTATCTGAATCCCAATATGAAAATTTACGAGATTCTTAACTATTTTTCAGATTTCTACGAAGATTTTGACCGAGGCAGAGCCGAAAATATGCTCCAAAAGCTGAATCTTTCCACCCAGGCCCGCATAAAAACTCTCTCCAAAGGCAGCCGGGAAAAAGTACAGCTGGTGCTGGTGATGAGCCGCCGCGCAAAACTCTACTGTCTGGATGAGCCTATTGCCGGAGTGGACCCCGCCGCCCGTGAGTATATCTTAAATACCATCTTAAACAATTACGACGAAAATGCGACGATTTTAATCTCCACACATTTGATTGCCGATGTGGAAAACATTCTGGATGAGGTAGTTTTCATCAAAGACGGAAAAATACGCATGCATGAATCCGTAGATGACATTCGTTTTCTCAAGCAAAAATCTGTAGATGAATTATTCCGGGAGGTATTTCAATGTTAAGCAAATTGATAAAATATGACTTAAAAGCAGTTTCCCCAGTTCTGCTGACCATACATGGCGCAGTTCTGATACTGTCTTTGCTGGGACATTTTTTCATGTCTCTGCTGCATATAAAACCTTTTGATACCATATTCTCTTCTATTTACACGGTGACTCTTCTGACAGCCATCGGAGCTGTCGCCCTAGCCACTATCGTCTATCTTGGCATGCGCTATCACCGCAATCTGTACACAGACGAGGGATACCTGACGAATACGCTGCCAGTCACCGCGAACTGCCATGTCCTCTCCAAATATCTATGCGGAGTACTCTGGTCCTTCCTCGATGCGGCCGTAATTCTGCTATGTGTATTCATTTTTCTGAACGATGAACTCTTTGAATTTTGCCAGGCCGTGTCAGCATACATCCCTGCAAATTTGTTCCTGCTGACAATAGCCACTGTAATCCTGGAACTTTTTATCTCCTGTCTGTCCGTCTACTGCGCCGTGGGCATTGGAAATCTTTTTCACGGCCACCGGGTCATGGGATGTATTGGAGGCTACGTTCTGCTCTACCTGATCAACCAGGTGATAGGGCTGATACTGGCGTTTCCTTTTTTTACCAATGAGACCATTCGAAACGCTGAATCCGCTGACGCGAATAGCCCTGAGGTGCTCTATGAAGTCTCTCAGATCTTAGGCAGAATACTTATTCTCTCCTTGATACTCAGCATTATCATTGGTATTATATATTATATTGTATGTGTCAAATTGCTGGATAAAAAATTAGAAATGGATTAACAGAAAGGATGATTTAAAATGTTGCTTACAACGACTCATGTACTTCAGGGAAGAACTTATGAGGAACTAGGCCTCGCAGAAGGCGCTACCATCCAGACCGTACATTTTGGCAAAGACTTTATGAATGGCCTAAAGACACTGGTAGGCGGAGAGCTCACCTCTTATTGCGAGATGATGGAGAAGGCCCGCGTGATCGCCACAGACCGCCTGATCGCCTGTGCCGAAAAAATGGGAGCGGACGCGGTGATCGGAGTATCCTACACCACAAATTCTATCGCTTCCTCTGCTGCCGAGATTCTCGCCTACGGAACTGCGATTCGTTTTACTGACGGTAAATAAGAAAATTGAAGCAGTATTTTTTACAGCAAATTGCCGGAAACCCACAACGGGTACCCGGCAATTTGTTTTTTTATTATTCTTTTAGTGGTGAAACAAGCGGATGCCCGTAAACGCCATAGCCATTCCATATTTATCGCAGGTCTCAATGACCAAATCATCTCTAACCGAACCTCCTGGCTGCGCAATATACTGAACACCGCTCTTATGCGCCCGTTCGATGTTATCGCTGAATGGAAAGAACGCATCTGAACCCAAAGTCACGCCAGTCATCTTATCCAGCCACTGCCGCTTTTCCTCTCTCGTAAACACTTCTGGCTTCTCTGTGAATACCTTCTCCCACGCACCATCGGCCAGGACATCCATGTACTCTTCTCCAATATACACATCAATCGCATTGTCCCTCTCTGCACGTTTGATATCGTCCTTAAAAGGAAGATTCATAACCTTAGGACTCTGACGAAGGAACCAGTTATCCGCCTTCTGGCCCGCCAGACGGGTACAGTGTACTCTAGACTGCTGGCCAGCGCCGATTCCAATTGCCTGACCATCTTTCACAAAACACACGGAATTGGACTGTGTATATTTTAGAGTAATCAGCGAGATTTTCAGATCTCTCTTAGCCTCCTCACTCAGCTCCTTCTTCGCTGTCACTACATTGGACAACAGTTCATCGTCAATGGGCAGCTCCTGTCTTCCCTGCTCAAAAGTCACCCCGAATACTTCCTTGTGTTCCAGTGGAGCTGGCACATAGTCCGCGTCAATCTGAATCACGTTATAATTGCCTTTTTTCTTCTGGGAAAGTATCTCCAAGGCCTCCTGGGTATAACCCGGCGCGATCACTCCATCGCTGACCTCCCGTTTAATCAGCATCGCCGTGTCCTTATCGCACTCATCAGAAAGAGCGATAAAGTCCCCGAAAGACGACATTCGGTCTGCCCCTCTTGCCCTCGCATAAGCGCAGGCCAGTGAAGACAGTTCTCCTAAATCATCCACCCAGTAAATCTTGGCCAGTGTCTCAGAAAGGGGAAGCCCAATGGCTGCTCCTGCTGGGGACACATGTTTGAAGGAGGTTGCCGCCGGAAAACCCGTAGCTTTTTTCAATTCCCTCACCAGCTGCCATCCATTAAAGGCATCCAAAAAATTAATATATCCAGGTTTTCCATAGAGCACCTTGATCGGCAGTTCACTGCCATCGGCCATATAGATTCTGGAAGGCTTCTGATTCGGATTACATCCATATTTTAATGCCAGTTCTTTCATCTTTGTCCCTCCTCACTGATTCTTATTCACAATTTTCGTCTCATATTTGCCTGTCTCGATATCGATATAGCGTACGAACAGGGAAACCTTATTGTCTTCGTTCAGGTTTTCCCATATCAACTCCGTAAACGCCTCCATATCATCTGGAATCTCCACCAGCTTAGGTTCGCCCTCAAAACTCAAAAGAGGATTTCCATCACACTTGTAGGTATGGATAAAACGCCCTTCTCCAGCCACACAGTTCTCATAGGCAAAAGTAAAACGGTCACAGGCCTGGGGATTTCCGTTGTTGCTCTTTAAGATTGACAGAGCGTAGCTGTATTTTCCGTTCTCTACATGCATCACCCCTGAGATTCTCGGCGTGTAATTCGGTGCATCGGGCTCAAATTCACGGCTGCGCAGAGATTGCTCAAATGTCATCTGGCGGTCCATCCCCTCATAGATAGTATCCGTCTGATCGCCGTTGGTGACAATCGTCTTGTTGCCCAAAACTCGGACCGGAGCGTAGATAATCAAGCTAGGATCGGTAAGCTTCGAGGGGTCATATGCCTGTGTGCGAATTCCCTCTCCCTCCTCCACAAAAACTCGGTTCCGGCTGTTCTCACTTCTACCCATAATAAAATAGGCAGCCACTGCCTTAGTTCCATCTTTGGAACGCCCCAGGATAATTCCACGTCCTGGATAAGAGTTGCTTTTTAGCTCTTTAGCCAACGATAGCATTTCCATAATGGTCTCCTTTCTACACAAAAACCGCCTGGGTATACCAAACGGTTGCCCAGGCGGTCGACATTCTACTTCACTGCACTCCCTGTAGTTTTCCTACTTCCGCCAGTCATGCAGTTATGATTATACTACAATATATTTCTCCATTTGACAAGCCCTAAATATTACTCCAACTCTTTTCTCTTGGCCTCCATCTCTGCTGAAATATCTTTTTTTAACTGTTCCCAAGCTTCTGGATGTTCCACATAATACTTCGGACAGTTTTTTCCCGTCACATCATAGTGGCGAATCACATGATCTATATCCAGCCCAAAACGATTACACAGATAAGCTGTCAATTCCACCAAAGACTGATACGTGGCTTCATTAAATTTTCCCGTCTCATCTAAATGACAGCACTCAATAGAAAGAGTATCCACATTTCTGGAATTGGTCGCATAGGAAATCTCGTTCGTAGGAATACACTGTACAATTTCCCCCTCCAAGCCTACGACAAAGTGACTACTCACCTCGTTAGAATGATTGTCTTTCAGCCCTTCAAAGTAATCTCTGTTATTCTTAGCTGTAGAGCCTGGATTCGCAGTGTAGTGAATCGCCACATACTTCACCTCTTCTAGAGGCGTTCCCGGCCTGGAATATGGATTCACAGTCAACAGCTCCACATCCAGCGGAGGAGCCCCTCTCAGAGGGTCTTCCATGTCCAGATAGGCTCTAGCCGTCTTCTCAGCCTGTAGAGATTTTAATACCAGACGCCCTCCTGTGAAAAGAAGCAAAAGCAGTACTAGACACCCCACTGCCAGCCATATGTAGTTTTCTTTTCTCTTTTGTTTTTTTCTCTGCGGTCTCCTCTGCCTATAGCCTTTGGGGACCGAAGCAGTTCTTCTGGCAGAATTTCTGCTGCCAGTCGCTCTTCTCTGTCTCGTCATAGGTATCCTCGCCTCTTTGCCCTGAAATCCTGTCCCCTTCGTCTTAAGCGGCTGAACGCAAAGCGGGCTGTCCCACAATTACTGTGTAACAGCCCATTTTCATTTCAAAGCAAATTACTCTTCAATGCTGTAATTCGGAGCTTCCTTTGTGATATGAATATCGTGAGGATGTGACTCCTTCAAGGACGCGGAGGAAATTTTTACAAATTTTCCGGTAGTCTTTAATTTCTCGATATTCTCTGCTCCACAATATCCCATACCTGAGCGCAGACCACCCATCAACTGATATACCGTGTCTTCCACGTGGCCTTTATATGCCACACGGCCTTCCACGCCTTCTGGTACCAGCTTCTTTGCGTCTTCCTGGAAATAGCGGTCTTTGCTGCCATTCTCCATCGCAGAGATGGAACCCATTCCACGGTATACCTTATACTTCCTTCCCTGATACAATTCAAAAGTTCCTGGGCTCTCATCACAACCTGCGAAAATACTTCCCATCATGCAGACATTTGCGCCTGCCGCAATCGCCTTCGTAATATCCCCGGAATACTTGATTCCGCCGTCTGCGATAACCGGAATTCCATACTCCTTCGCCACCTCATAGCAGTCCATAACTGCTGTGATCTGCGGCACACCAATTCCAGCAACCACACGTGTAGTACAGATAGAACCAGGACCAATTCCCACTTTTACCGCGTCCACACCTGCCTCGATCAGAGCTTTCGTCGCCTCTCCGGTCGCCACATTTCCCGCAATCAGTTGAAGTTCCGGATAAGCGGCCTTGATCTCACGAACGGCACGCAGAATGTTCTCAGAATGTCCATGGGCAGAGTCTACAACGATCACATCCACATTCACCTTTGCCAGAGCCTCCACACGTGCCAGTACGTTCGAAGTAATTCCGACAGCTGCCCCACAGAGCAGACGTCCTTGCGCATCTTTTGCTGAAAGTGGATATTTAATCTGTTTTTCAATATCCTTAATTGTAATTAAGCCTTTTAAGTTATATTCATCATCAACAATGGGTAGTTTCTCTTTCCTGGCCTTTGCCAGTATCTTCTTCGCTTCTTCTAGAGTGATGCCTTCTTTTGCCGTAATCAGTCCCTCTGAGGTCATCGACTCTTTAATTTTCTTTGAGAAATCCTCCTCAAATTTCAAATCACGGTTGGTAATGATTCCCACTAGTTTTTTGCCTTCCGTAATCGGAACTCCTGAAATACGGAATTTTGCCATAAGGTCATTGGCATCTTTCAATGTGTGCTCGGGTGACAAGAAAAATGGATCTGTAATTACACCATTCTCAGAACGTTTTACCTTGTCCACTTCGTCTGCCTGCGCTTCGATGGACATATTCTTGTGTATGATTCCGATACCACCCTGCCTTGCCATTGCAATCGCCATGCGGTGTTCGGTCACAGTGTCCATTCCTGCGCTCATCATAGGAATGTTCAATTTTACCTTTTTCGTCAAATAAGTGGAAACGTCTACCTGATTTGGTATTACTTTTGAGTATGCAGGAACTAACAATACGTCATCAAAAGTAATCCCTTCCCCGATGATAGTGCCCATTGTTTTTCCTCCCTTTTCTTCATCTTAATGTTTTGTTCCCTAGTGTAACAAATATCCCCCCTGGTGTCAATCCAAAAAAACTTTGGACGGAGCACTTTTTTTCATCATCTGAAGCATAGTTTCATCCGGCTCTAAGATCACTTTACAGGTCTGCTGGTCCAGCTTCACAATCATCGCATACCTGTTTCTTTCAGAATTTCCTGATGAATAGTCCAGCACCTTCAGCTTGCCATTGTGATTGTAATAGTCCAAACGATGAGAACGAATGGGGGCCATGATGTCCACATGATTCATTTCCAGAGTCTTTGCCTTTTTGCGCTTGCTCTTTGCCATAATTACATCCACGTCCAACTCCCCATTCACATAGAGATATTCATATTCTATGTCTGTCTTGGGAAAGACAAAAAAGTACACCAGAACCCCTGCCACCACCGCAAATACCATAAACAGAGGCGACACCAGGACGACAAACAGCGCCAGTATCACCACAGCTGCAATGGAGCCTGCTTTTAACAAGGTATCCTTTCCGGTTTTTTCTTTCTTAACCAGACATTCCGCATATAAATCGCCCATCTTTTTTCCTCCAAATTTCCAAACTTTTATCTAGTGTAACACAAAATAGGGAATGTTGCAAAACAACA
Proteins encoded in this window:
- the guaB gene encoding IMP dehydrogenase produces the protein MGTIIGEGITFDDVLLVPAYSKVIPNQVDVSTYLTKKVKLNIPMMSAGMDTVTEHRMAIAMARQGGIGIIHKNMSIEAQADEVDKVKRSENGVITDPFFLSPEHTLKDANDLMAKFRISGVPITEGKKLVGIITNRDLKFEEDFSKKIKESMTSEGLITAKEGITLEEAKKILAKARKEKLPIVDDEYNLKGLITIKDIEKQIKYPLSAKDAQGRLLCGAAVGITSNVLARVEALAKVNVDVIVVDSAHGHSENILRAVREIKAAYPELQLIAGNVATGEATKALIEAGVDAVKVGIGPGSICTTRVVAGIGVPQITAVMDCYEVAKEYGIPVIADGGIKYSGDITKAIAAGANVCMMGSIFAGCDESPGTFELYQGRKYKVYRGMGSISAMENGSKDRYFQEDAKKLVPEGVEGRVAYKGHVEDTVYQLMGGLRSGMGYCGAENIEKLKTTGKFVKISSASLKESHPHDIHITKEAPNYSIEE
- a CDS encoding DUF6106 family protein, translated to MGDLYAECLVKKEKTGKDTLLKAGSIAAVVILALFVVLVSPLFMVFAVVAGVLVYFFVFPKTDIEYEYLYVNGELDVDVIMAKSKRKKAKTLEMNHVDIMAPIRSHRLDYYNHNGKLKVLDYSSGNSERNRYAMIVKLDQQTCKVILEPDETMLQMMKKSAPSKVFLD